TTGCGGGCATGCACGATGAAGCTGCGGCAGCCGGCATCCGCGACGGTCTCGATAAAGCGCTTCAGGTCGGCGTAATCCTCCATCTCATCGACGCCGATGCGCGACTTCACCGTGACCGGCAGGGATGTCGCGGCGATCATCGCCTTCACGCCGGCCGCGACGGTCTCAGGCTCGGCCATCAGGCAGGCGCCGAAGCGGCCCTTCTGCACCCGGTCGCTGGGGCAGCCGCAATTCAGATTCACCTCGTCATAGCCGAAGCCCGCGACGATCTCCGCCGCGCGCGCCAGATCGTCCGCCTCCGACCCGCCCAGCTGGCAGGCGACCGGATGCTCGGCCCCGTCGAAGCGCAGCAGCCGCTGCCGGTCGCCATGCAGCACGGCACCGGTCGTCACCATCTCGGTATAGAGCAGCGCCTGCCGGCTGATGAGCCGCAGGAAGAAGCGGTCATGCCGGTCCGTCCAGTCCATCATCGGGGCGACGGAGAGCCTATGCGCGGGAACAGCCTTCATGGCGCATCAGGTACGTCT
This genomic interval from Oceanibaculum nanhaiense contains the following:
- the dusA gene encoding tRNA dihydrouridine(20/20a) synthase DusA: MKAVPAHRLSVAPMMDWTDRHDRFFLRLISRQALLYTEMVTTGAVLHGDRQRLLRFDGAEHPVACQLGGSEADDLARAAEIVAGFGYDEVNLNCGCPSDRVQKGRFGACLMAEPETVAAGVKAMIAATSLPVTVKSRIGVDEMEDYADLKRFIETVADAGCRSFIVHARKAWLKGLSPKENREIPPLRYELVYRLKQELPELTIVLNGGVTTLDQAAAHLAHVDGVMIGRAAYQEPYMLAEADRRFFAASAPAPSRRQVLEAFIPYVERELAEGTPLAHMTRHILGLYNGLPGARAFRRYLSENAHRPGADASLILEAADKVRLPISPPGFSDAAD